One region of Carya illinoinensis cultivar Pawnee chromosome 8, C.illinoinensisPawnee_v1, whole genome shotgun sequence genomic DNA includes:
- the LOC122274481 gene encoding uncharacterized protein LOC122274481, with the protein MAQVVAEHPNPIRGLMGQVGWVKPTAGSVKVNWDAALDQKKGKAGFGIVIRDEKGEVLTACCDQRPHVQNPAIAECLALWKALELCRDLGFCRVWFEGDAQTIVKAVNEEMPDFPCYGSIVLDVKKLLEQQVGWKIQYIHRSSNGAAHSLAKEALKLDTEVIWMEETPACIAECIEIEKRCNSETIT; encoded by the coding sequence ATGGCCCAAGTTGTGGCAGAACACCCAAATCCTATTAGAGGTCTGATGGGACAAGTTGGATGGGTTAAACCTACTGCAGGGAGTGTGAAAGTCAACTGGGATGCAGCTCTTGatcaaaaaaaaggaaaagctgGTTTTGGGATTGTTATAAGGGATGAAAAGGGAGAGGTTCTCACTGCATGCTGTGATCAGAGACCTCATGTTCAAAATCCAGCAATAGCTGAATGTTTAGCTCTTTGGAAAGCCTTGGAATTGTGTAGAGACCTTGGTTTCTGCCGAGTCTGGTTTGAAGGTGATGCTCAGACAATAGTCAAAGCTGTTAATGAGGAGATGCCAGATTTCCCATGTTATGGAAGCATTGTGTTAGATGTGAAGAAGCTGTTAGAGCAACAGGTGGGGTGGAAGATTCAGTACATACACAGAAGTTCTAATGGAGCTGCACATAGTTTAGCTAAGGAGGCTCTAAAGTTAGACACTGAGGTTATATGGATGGAAGAAACACCAGCTTGTATAGCCGAATGCATAGAGATTGAAAAAAGATGTAACTCTGAAACGATTACTTGA
- the LOC122318373 gene encoding endoribonuclease Dicer homolog 2-like, with amino-acid sequence MEEIIEETFCLKACNQIHEIGALRDNLVEEADAQERGNEPYIDEQPSYFPPELVGHLPKNSNILYHYYLMELEQKFVYDIPVHDIVLVLRNRLEAELGSLHFDLDVDRDRLTVNFKYVGVINLSTDQVLLCRRFQKTLLRVLIHHDLKSLNERMDGDILGAETDYLLLPATAKHQRPEIIDWPCVNSVLFSCKKNVESHLNCSLPEGCARIVQTKDGPVCTCLLQNSLVYTPHTDQMYCTTGILELNANSRRGKINSYKKYYEERHGIKLCFEHESLVRGRPIFRVKNYLQRCRNQIEKESSMPSVELPPELCSIVMSPISINTFYSFSFVPSIMHRLESLLIAANLKMMHLDHCNQNDVLPISKVLEAITTKKCQETFDSESLETLGDSFLKYAVSQQLFKTCQDQPEGVLTSKKEKIISNAALCEFGCYRKLPGFIRDESFDPERWIIPDDRSGSALSEEILFNTRKIYIRETRKMESETVADVVEALIGAFLSICGETSALLFMDWLGIKVDFHVTPYERHFQIHAENFVNVRHLESLLNYSFRDPSLLVEALIHGSYMLPEIPRCNYQRLEFLGDSVLDYLITKHFYCKYPGLSPELLTDMRLASVNDDCYARSAVKWELHKDIVHASQELNKQIVETINNFEKLSSESTFGWDSETTFPKVLGDIIESLAGAILVDSGYNKEIVFGSIRPLLEPLITPETPMSHPVKELTELCQKEHYKMEETNKNRNDNEGRSSITVKVDAKGLPFEYTAIAANRKTARKLAYKEVLKSLKESKAFSGFSASHSELSSCFELFGTTQMDTRTTSTGFKAVAKRKPVFIKVDQLTPGTQGHTLVVKVVSSKPVKVTNSKPTRSSMILSRPLHPIRISECLIGDETGTIVFTARNDQIDIMKPGATVILRNAKIEMFKGFMRIAVDKWGRVEVTELANFDVKEDNNLSLVEYELVDAIEE; translated from the exons ATGGAAGAAATCATTGAAGAAACTTTCTGCCTTAAAGCATGCAATCAAATTCATGAGATTGGTGCATTGAGAGATAATCTTGTGGAAGAAGCTGATGCTCAAGAAAGGG GGAACGAACCTTATATTGATGAGCAACCCAGTTATTTCCCACCAGAACTGGTCGGTCATCTTCCAAAGAATTCGAATATATTGTATCATTACTACTTAATGGAGCTGGAGCAGAAATTTGTTTACGATATTCCAGTTCATGATATTGTGCTTGTCCTGCGAAATAGGCTAGAAGCTGAACTTGGAAGCTTGCATTTTGACTTGGATGTTGACAGGGATCGTTTGACAGTGAACTTTAAATATGTAGGAGTGATTAATCTTAGCACAGATCAg GTCCTTTTGTGTAGAAGGTTTCAGAAAACTCTTTTAAGAGTTCTTATTCATCATGATTTGAAAAGTTTAAACGAGCGTATGGATGGAGATATTTTGGGAGCTGAGACCGATTATCTTTTGCTCCCAGCCACTGCAAAGCATCAGAGACCTGAGATCATTGATTGGCCTTGCGTTAATTCTGTGCTATTTTCGTGTAAGAAGAATGTTGAATCTCACTTGAATTGTTCTTTACCCGAGGGTTGTGCTCGTATTGTACAAACCAAAGATGGTCCTGTATGCACTTGCCTGCTTCAGAATTCTTTGGTGTACACCCCTCACACTGATCAGATGTATTGCACAACTGGGATTTTGGAATTGAATGCAAACTCACGTCGTGGCAAAATCAATTCTTACAAGAAATACTATGAAGAACG GCATGGAATCAAGCTGTGTTTTGAGCACGAATCCTTGGTTAGAGGGAGACCCATTTTTCGGGTGAAAAATTACCTTCAAAGATGCAGAAATCAGATAGAGAAAG AATCAAGTATGCCGTCGGTTGAATTGCCTCCGGAGCTTTGTTCTATAGTTATGTCACCGATATCAATCAatacattttattctttctcatttgttCCTTCAATCATGCACCGGCTTGAGTCTTTGCTTATAGCTGCCAACTTAAAAATGATGCATTTGGATCATTGCAATCAGAATGATGTTCTTCCAATCTCCAAG GTCTTGGAAGCAATTACTACAAAGAAATGCCAAGAGACATTTGACTCGGAATCCTTAGAAACGCTGGGAGATTCATTTCTCAAATATGCTGTGAGTCAACAACTTTTCAAGACCTGTCAAGATCAACCGGAGGGTGTGCTTACttcgaagaaagaaaaaataatttcaaatgcAGCTCTTTGCGAGTTTGGATGTTACCGCAAACTTCCG GGATTTATTCGAGATGAGTCCTTCGATCCGGAAAGGTGGATCATTCCGGATGATAGATCGGGTAGTGCATTAAGTGAGGAGATACTTTTTAATACGAGAAAAATCTATATTAGGGAAACTAGGAAGATGGAAAGTGAAACTGTTGCTGATGTTGTGGAGGCACTAATCGGTGCATTTCTTAGCATATGTGGTGAAACATCAGCCTTGCTATTTATGGATTGGTTGGGTATAAAGGTAGATTTTCACGTTACACCATATGAGAGACACTTCCAAATACACGCCGAGAACTTTGTAAATGTCAGACATTTGGAGTCCCTATTAAACTACTCATTTCGTGATCCTTCTTTGTTAGTGGAAGCATTGATCCATGGTTCTTACATGCTTCCAGAGATTCCAAGATGTAATTATCAG CGACTTGAATTTCTTGGGGACTCAGTTTTGGATTATCTCATTACCAAGCATTTCTATTGTAAATATCCTGGGTTGTCACCAGAGCTGCTAACTGACATGAGATTGGCTTCTGTGAATGATGATTGTTATGCACGATCTGCAGTCAAGTGGGAACTGCACAAAGACATCGTCCATGCCTCACAAGAACTCAACAAGCAGATAGTTGAAACTATTAACAATTTTGAGAAGTTATCATCAGAATCAACTTTTGGATGGGACTCCGAGACAACTTTCCCCAAG GTACTTGGTGATATTATAGAGTCTCTAGCAGGTGCCATTCTTGTTGATTCTGGATACAATAAGGAGATCGTCTTTGGTAGTATAAGGCCTCTTTTAGAGCCTCTGATCACACCTGAAACGCCAATGTCTCATCCTGTAAAGGAGTTGACTGAACTATGCCAAAAAGAGCATTACAAAATGGAAGAGACAAACAAGAACCGCAACGACAACGAGGGTCGTAGTTCCATTACAGTAAAAGTAGATGCTAAAGGTCTCCCATTCGAGTATACAGCTATAGCTGCCAACCGAAAAACAGCAAGAAAATTAGCTtataaagaagttttgaagTCCTTGAAGGAATCCAAGGCCTTTTCTGGCTTTTCGGCTTCTCATTCTGAGCTTTCTAGTTGTTTTGAGCTTTTTGGAACTACACAAATGGACACAAGGACAACATCAACAGGGTTTAAAGCGGTTGCAAAGAGGAAGCCTGTGTTCATCAAGGTGGACCAGCTGACACCCGGCACACAAGGCCACACCCTTGTTGTCAAGGTTGTCAGCTCCAAGCCCGTCAAGGTCACCAACAGCAAGCCTACCCGATCGTCTATGATTTTATCTCGGCCCCTACACCCCATACGAATCTCTGAGTGCCTCATAGGCGACGAGACGGGGACCATCGTTTTCACTGCTCGCAATGATCAAATTGATATCATGAAGCCCGGTGCCACTGTGATCCTGCGGAATGCAAAGATTGAAATGTTTAAAGGGTTTATGAGGATAGCAGTTGATAAATGGGGTCGTGTTGAGGTCACTGAACTTGCAAATTTTGATGTTAAAGAGGATAACAATCTCTCTCTTGTGGAGTATGAGCTAGTTGATGCCATTGAAGAATGA